Proteins from a single region of Pseudorasbora parva isolate DD20220531a chromosome 22, ASM2467924v1, whole genome shotgun sequence:
- the ndufa11 gene encoding NADH dehydrogenase [ubiquinone] 1 alpha subcomplex subunit 11, whose amino-acid sequence MGYWDLEEGKDCVSKTWITTKVATAIGLVGSAYHIVAYQPETAVEALTRATSGTVTMAAMGAIFGMATCLSAQARDTPDDPTNYFIGGCASGVFLGARTHSAVTGTVGCLGLGTLAMLTKVGKMEGWRITGPPRL is encoded by the exons ATGGGCTACTGGGATCTAGAAGAGGGCAAAGACTGCGTTTCCAAAACATGGATCACTACGAAAGTAGCCACAGCCATCG GGCTGGTGGGTTCTGCCTACCACATTGTGGCATATCAGCCTGAGACAGCTGTTGAGGCTTTGACCAGAGCAACATCAGGCACTGTCACAATGG CTGCCATGGGTGCGATCTTTGGAATGGCCACTTGTCTAAGTGCACAGGCCAGAGATACACCTGACGACCCAACTAACTATTTCATTGGCGGATGTGCTTCAGGCGTTTTCCTCGGGGCACGCA caCACAGTGCTGTCACAGGTACGGTGGGCTGTTTGGGTCTGGGAACTTTGGCTATGCTCACCAAGGTTGGAAAAATGGAAGGCTGGAGAATAACAGGACCC
- the LOC137057796 gene encoding serine/threonine-protein kinase pim-3-like, with translation MSMAHMGERASGRSRSSRAAFSQTAGQEIWRLGSDDHDQDPQQAPELPGHLTPLPFESVSVSTGQAGRKRKCRRGSQEGQEDEGPSTTIKRAAKRSRRALGCSRSRRAASTQTTAQEIRRLGSDSREQDPQPAPTQTLSPKVPGLLNPLPFESVSVSTGQAGRKRKCQSGSQEGPHDGIPPTSIKRPAKRSRKEAYSKGPMLGRGGFGSVYAGIRRSDRLPVAIKYVSKDRTRKRLKVEDKGLLPLEVELMTRVNSAPACPNVLQLLEWFERHNRYSMILEWPARCQDLQSFCKENGCVDESLAKKVLVQLITALKHCESRGVLHRDVKPGNLLISTASHDIKLIDFGCGDLLKDSAYTSFAGTAEYAPPEWFHQHRYHAGPATVWSVGVTLYNILCFPFRAAKRVSFKSRLLFPRELSTECRQLISWCLSDTAADRPSLAEIECHPWLHGTVLNICIG, from the exons ATGTCGATGGCTCACATGGGTGAAAGAG CCTCTGGCCGCTCCAGATCCAGCAGAGCTGCTTTCAGTCAGACTGCTGGACAGGAGATTTGGAGGCTCGGTTCCGATGACCACGACCAGGATCCACAGCAAGCCCCGGAGCTACCTGGACATTTAACACCTCTGCCTTTTGAGTCTGTTTCTGTCTCCACAGGTCAGGCTGGCAGGAAGAGGAAGTGTCGGAGAGGCAGCCAGGAGGGACAAGAGGATGAAGGTCCATCCACTACAATCAAAAGAGCGGCTAAACGTTCTAGAAGAG CCTTAGGCTGCTCCAGATCCAGGAGAGCTGCTTCCACTCAGACGACCGCTCAGGAGATTCGGAGACTCGGTTCTGATAGCCGCGAGCAGGATCCGCAGCCAGCCCCGACCCAGACACTGAGCCCGAAGGTACCTGGACTTTTAAATCCTCTGCCTTTTGAGTCTGTTTCTGTCTCCACAGGTCAGGCTGGCAGGAAGAGGAAGTGTCAGAGCGGCAGCCAGGAGGGACCACATGATGGAATTCCACCCACTTCAATTAAAAGACCGGCTAAACGCTCTCGCAAAG AAGCTTATTCGAAGGGCCCGATGCTGGGTCGAGGTGGATTCGGCTCTGTGTATGCTGGGATCCGCAGGTCTGACAGACTGCCA GTCGCCATCAAGTACGTCTCTAAAGACAGGACCCGAAAGAGGCTGAAAGTT GAAGATAAGGGTCTGCTGCCGCTTGAGGTGGAACTGATGACCCGGGTCAATTCAGCTCCTGCCTGCCCCAATGTCCTGCAGCTTTTGGAGTGGTTTGAGCGTCACAACCGTTACAGCATGATCCTGGAATGGCCAGCTCGCTGCCAAGATCTGCAGAGTTTCTGCAAGGAGAACGGCTGTGTGGATGAGAGCTTGGCCAAGAAAGTGTTGGTGCAGCTGATCACCGCACTGAAACACTGCGAGAGCCGCGGAGTCCTGCACCGGGACGTCAAGCCAGGGAACCTGCTTATTTCCACAGCTTCCCATGACATCAAGCTGATAGACTTTGGTTGTGGAGACCTGCTAAAGGACTCGGCCTACACATCCTTTGCAG GTACTGCTGAATATGCCCCTCCTGAGTGGTTTCATCAGCACCGCTATCATGCAGGACCGGCTACTGTTTGGTCAGTGGGGGTGACGCTTTACAACATCCTGTGTTTCCCGTTCAGAGCTGCAAAGAGGGTCTCCTTCAAAAGCAGACTGCTCTTCCCTAGAGAACTGTCTACAG AGTGCCGTCAGCTGATTAGCTGGTGTCTCAGTGACACGGCGGCAGATCGTCCCAGTTTAGCCGAGATTGAGTGTCATCCCTGGTTACACGGAACAG TTTTGAATATTTGTATAGGGTGA
- the larp6b gene encoding la-related protein 6b isoform X1 encodes MDHLFSGDVWRQTGKQTGTSSAFAGVKFVNSMSSPGFTDIFHCEDTPQSKGPFSYTDDGLNDSLDGSSTELTDVFEEEFCEGELWIPPNDDLTQQIAAQLENYLSDENLSDDAFLLKHVQRNKMGYVSLKLLTSFKKIRDLTRDWRTTLAAARTSPQLEVNEMGTKVRRKTPVPDWLLCIPTSKLLLAWNLLDGVGPVKDELNGSPGGEQLGIMEAAMRVFVPYGTISSLRILRPGKEIPAELKRYTKKHLELGRKVCAVVEFEDLEATRKAYEALKAEEQQQGGRGICVVLLGSRGTRKPGWSQNLGEEESEEGIDNDSLKKPTRIARRYLYSLEDSALCSSSESDFAPASPRPNRRVSRPQALYGSPLAIPRISTFCSDPYRNPLGSPVGSPLLPRKLFPCSHVTSPLATHPFSSTPTAVGASSFSRNKGSGELSPDDLGFTNSPWVQRRKNAAQVIQPEMGSLLSPNRIVRSLRVLVVRQPVGPDGTRGFHNCIGRGKVLLPH; translated from the exons ATGGATCACCTGTTTTCAGGAGATGTGTGGAGGCAAACGGGGAAGCAGACAGGGACGTCGTCAG CCTTTGCTGGTGTAAAGTTTGTCAACAGCATGTCCTCACCTGGTTTTACTGACATCTTCCATTGTGAGGACACTCCACAATCAAAGGGGCCGTTCTCATACACTGACGATGGGCTCAATGATAGTTTGGATGG GAGTTCTACTGAATTGACTGATGTTTTTGAAGAGGAGTTCTGTGAGGGCGAACTCTGGATTCCTCCAAATGATGATTTGACGCAACAAATTGCTGCCCAGCTCGAGAACTACCTTTCTGATGAAAACCTATCAGATGATGCTTTTCTGCTTAAACATGTCCAAAGAAACAAGATGGGTTACGTTAGTTTGAAGCTGCTGACATCTTTCAAAAAG ATTCGAGATCTCACGCGGGACTGGCGCACCACACTGGCTGCTGCAAGAACCTCTCCACAGCTGGAAGTGAATGAGATGGGTACCAAGGTGCGTCGAAAGACTCCAGTACCCGATTGGCTCCTGTGCATTCCCACAAGCAAGCTGCTTCTGGCCTGGAACTTGCTGGACGGTGTTGGCCCAGTCAAGGATGAGTTAAACGGGTCACCGGGTGGGGAACAGCTAGGCATCATGGAAGCCGCAATGCGGGTGTTTGTCCCCTACGGCACCATCTCTTCTCTTCGCATTCTGCGCCCAGGCAAAGAGATCCCTGCAGAGTTGAAACGCTATACTAAGAAACACCTCGAACTGGGACGCAAAGTGTGCGCTGTGGTGGAGTTTGAGGATCTAGAGGCCACGCGCAAGGCCTACGAGGCCCTGAAGGCAGAAGAGCAGCAACAGGGTGGAAGGGGCATTTGTGTGGTCCTGCTGGGTAGCCGTGGAACTCGCAAGCCAGGATGGAGCCAAAACCTTGGGGAGGAAGAGTCAGAAGAAGGTATTGACAATGACAGCCTAAAGAAGCCTACCAGAATAGCCAGGCGCTACCTTTATTCTCTTGAGGATTCGGCTCTTTGCAGCTCTTCAGAGTCCGATTTTGCCCCTGCCTCACCTCGGCCCAACCGCAGGGTTTCCCGCCCTCAGGCCCTCTATGGCAGTCCCCTCGCCATCCCGCGGATCTCGACTTTCTGCTCCGACCCTTACAGGAATCCTCTTGGCAGTCCCGTAGGAAGCCCCCTCCTGCCTCGCAAGCTTTTTCCTTGCAGTCATGTGACCTCTCCTCTGGCCACACATCCTTTCAGCAGCACGCCCACTGCAGTTGGTGCATCCTCCTTCAGCAGGAACAAGGGCTCGGGTGAGCTTTCCCCAGACGACTTGGGGTTCACGAACAGCCCGTGGGTCCAGAGACGTAAAAATGCCGCCCAGGTGATTCAGCCAGAGATGGGTAGCTTGCTGTCACCCAATCGGATTGTGAGGTCTTTGAGAGTCCTGGTTGTGCGCCAGCCTGTCGGCCCTGATGGGACCAGGGGCTTTCACAACTGCATTGGAAGAGGGAAGGTTCTGCTGCCCCACTGA
- the larp6b gene encoding la-related protein 6b isoform X2 — MCGGKRGSRQGRRQFVNSMSSPGFTDIFHCEDTPQSKGPFSYTDDGLNDSLDGSSTELTDVFEEEFCEGELWIPPNDDLTQQIAAQLENYLSDENLSDDAFLLKHVQRNKMGYVSLKLLTSFKKIRDLTRDWRTTLAAARTSPQLEVNEMGTKVRRKTPVPDWLLCIPTSKLLLAWNLLDGVGPVKDELNGSPGGEQLGIMEAAMRVFVPYGTISSLRILRPGKEIPAELKRYTKKHLELGRKVCAVVEFEDLEATRKAYEALKAEEQQQGGRGICVVLLGSRGTRKPGWSQNLGEEESEEGIDNDSLKKPTRIARRYLYSLEDSALCSSSESDFAPASPRPNRRVSRPQALYGSPLAIPRISTFCSDPYRNPLGSPVGSPLLPRKLFPCSHVTSPLATHPFSSTPTAVGASSFSRNKGSGELSPDDLGFTNSPWVQRRKNAAQVIQPEMGSLLSPNRIVRSLRVLVVRQPVGPDGTRGFHNCIGRGKVLLPH, encoded by the exons ATGTGTGGAGGCAAACGGGGAAGCAGACAGGGACGTCGTCAG TTTGTCAACAGCATGTCCTCACCTGGTTTTACTGACATCTTCCATTGTGAGGACACTCCACAATCAAAGGGGCCGTTCTCATACACTGACGATGGGCTCAATGATAGTTTGGATGG GAGTTCTACTGAATTGACTGATGTTTTTGAAGAGGAGTTCTGTGAGGGCGAACTCTGGATTCCTCCAAATGATGATTTGACGCAACAAATTGCTGCCCAGCTCGAGAACTACCTTTCTGATGAAAACCTATCAGATGATGCTTTTCTGCTTAAACATGTCCAAAGAAACAAGATGGGTTACGTTAGTTTGAAGCTGCTGACATCTTTCAAAAAG ATTCGAGATCTCACGCGGGACTGGCGCACCACACTGGCTGCTGCAAGAACCTCTCCACAGCTGGAAGTGAATGAGATGGGTACCAAGGTGCGTCGAAAGACTCCAGTACCCGATTGGCTCCTGTGCATTCCCACAAGCAAGCTGCTTCTGGCCTGGAACTTGCTGGACGGTGTTGGCCCAGTCAAGGATGAGTTAAACGGGTCACCGGGTGGGGAACAGCTAGGCATCATGGAAGCCGCAATGCGGGTGTTTGTCCCCTACGGCACCATCTCTTCTCTTCGCATTCTGCGCCCAGGCAAAGAGATCCCTGCAGAGTTGAAACGCTATACTAAGAAACACCTCGAACTGGGACGCAAAGTGTGCGCTGTGGTGGAGTTTGAGGATCTAGAGGCCACGCGCAAGGCCTACGAGGCCCTGAAGGCAGAAGAGCAGCAACAGGGTGGAAGGGGCATTTGTGTGGTCCTGCTGGGTAGCCGTGGAACTCGCAAGCCAGGATGGAGCCAAAACCTTGGGGAGGAAGAGTCAGAAGAAGGTATTGACAATGACAGCCTAAAGAAGCCTACCAGAATAGCCAGGCGCTACCTTTATTCTCTTGAGGATTCGGCTCTTTGCAGCTCTTCAGAGTCCGATTTTGCCCCTGCCTCACCTCGGCCCAACCGCAGGGTTTCCCGCCCTCAGGCCCTCTATGGCAGTCCCCTCGCCATCCCGCGGATCTCGACTTTCTGCTCCGACCCTTACAGGAATCCTCTTGGCAGTCCCGTAGGAAGCCCCCTCCTGCCTCGCAAGCTTTTTCCTTGCAGTCATGTGACCTCTCCTCTGGCCACACATCCTTTCAGCAGCACGCCCACTGCAGTTGGTGCATCCTCCTTCAGCAGGAACAAGGGCTCGGGTGAGCTTTCCCCAGACGACTTGGGGTTCACGAACAGCCCGTGGGTCCAGAGACGTAAAAATGCCGCCCAGGTGATTCAGCCAGAGATGGGTAGCTTGCTGTCACCCAATCGGATTGTGAGGTCTTTGAGAGTCCTGGTTGTGCGCCAGCCTGTCGGCCCTGATGGGACCAGGGGCTTTCACAACTGCATTGGAAGAGGGAAGGTTCTGCTGCCCCACTGA
- the gadd45ba gene encoding growth arrest and DNA-damage-inducible, beta a, whose product MTLEEVVGCNITDKKMDTVSHALEELLVAAQRQDCLTVGVYESAKLMNVDPDCVVLCVLATDEEDQDDIALQIHFTLLQAFCCDNDINILRVSGLRRLAQVLGEPTTVDNSEPRDFHCILVTNSQCQPLKSQALKDVGNYCEESRCKNQWIPYLSLQER is encoded by the exons ATGACCCTGGAAGAAGTCGTTGGATGCAATATTACCGATAAAAa AATGGACACCGTGAGCCACGCATTGGAAGAGCTGCTGGTGGCAGCCCAGAGACAGGACTGTCTTACAGTCGGCGTTTATGAGTCTGCAAAACTAATGAATGT TGATCCGGATTGTGTCGTACTGTGCGTTCTCGCCACCGACGAGGAGGACCAGGACGACATTGCGCTGCAGATTCACTTCACGCTCCTTCAGGCGTTCTGCTGCGACAACGACATCAACATCCTGCGGGTGTCTGGTCTGAGGCGCCTCGCGCAGGTGCTCGGCGAGCCAACCACCGTGGACAACAGCGAGCCTAGAGACTTCCACTGCATCCTAGTCACT AACTCCCAATGCCAGCCACTCAAAAGCCAGGCACTGAAGGACGTGGGCAACTACTGTGAAGAGAGCCGTTGCAAGAACCAATGGATTCCTTATCTGTCCCTGCAAGAACGTTGA